Proteins from one Chthoniobacterales bacterium genomic window:
- a CDS encoding glycerate kinase: MQILIAPDKFKGCLTAREAGEHIAAGWRAAWPDCEIIQQPLADGGDGSLAVIESALGGERMATTTRDARGRPVQAAWLWQPTRRTAWIEVAGVCGLAGLSPDELDPLTATSAGLGEVIRAAQEAGADDIRLCLGGSATNDGGCGMADALGYRFHDKHGVHLDPLPCNLSALEHIGRPAQGITCRFCALVDVRNPLLGPHGSSRTYAAQKGASPEAVEALEASMTRLADVAARDLHASAANTPGAGAAGGLGFGVLVFLGGELRPGFDTIAGITGFERAVASADVIVTGEGRIDKQTGDGKVAAGVARLARLHGKPVIALAGSIPLSNSECRDNFDAAIPISDDSMTLQYAMTHAGPLLQSAAGRAAKALREGDIL; this comes from the coding sequence ATGCAGATTCTGATAGCCCCGGATAAATTCAAAGGGTGTCTCACTGCGCGCGAAGCGGGGGAACATATTGCCGCTGGATGGCGCGCAGCGTGGCCTGATTGTGAAATTATCCAGCAACCGCTCGCCGACGGCGGAGATGGCAGTCTTGCGGTTATAGAGTCTGCGCTTGGCGGAGAGCGAATGGCGACGACTACACGCGACGCGCGCGGGCGTCCTGTGCAGGCAGCGTGGCTATGGCAACCAACGAGACGAACGGCATGGATCGAAGTAGCCGGCGTTTGCGGGCTTGCCGGGCTGTCACCGGATGAACTCGATCCGCTAACTGCGACATCCGCAGGTCTAGGCGAAGTAATCCGCGCCGCGCAGGAAGCCGGCGCGGACGATATCCGCCTGTGTTTGGGAGGCAGCGCAACCAACGACGGAGGCTGCGGCATGGCGGACGCGCTTGGTTACCGATTCCACGACAAGCATGGCGTGCACCTCGATCCCCTCCCATGCAACCTTTCGGCACTGGAACACATCGGGAGACCTGCGCAGGGAATTACTTGCAGGTTTTGCGCACTCGTGGATGTGCGAAACCCCCTTCTCGGCCCTCACGGCTCATCCCGCACTTACGCGGCGCAGAAGGGCGCGTCCCCGGAAGCGGTGGAAGCTCTCGAAGCGTCAATGACACGTCTGGCCGATGTGGCCGCGCGTGATCTGCACGCCTCAGCCGCAAACACACCCGGTGCGGGCGCGGCGGGCGGATTGGGTTTCGGCGTGCTTGTCTTCCTCGGCGGCGAGCTGCGCCCGGGTTTCGACACGATTGCCGGCATCACCGGATTTGAAAGGGCGGTGGCTTCGGCTGATGTGATTGTCACAGGCGAGGGCCGCATCGACAAACAAACCGGCGATGGCAAGGTTGCCGCGGGCGTTGCGCGCCTTGCACGTCTCCACGGTAAACCCGTGATTGCTCTGGCAGGTTCCATTCCGTTAAGCAATAGCGAGTGCCGCGACAACTTCGACGCGGCGATTCCGATCTCCGATGACTCCATGACGCTCCAATACGCCATGACACACGCCGGCCCACTTCTCCAAAGCGCCGCTGGTCGCGCTGCAAAGGCACTGCGTGAAGGCGACATTTTATGA